One genomic segment of Podarcis raffonei isolate rPodRaf1 chromosome 7, rPodRaf1.pri, whole genome shotgun sequence includes these proteins:
- the TSHZ1 gene encoding teashirt homolog 1 isoform X1 has product MPRRKQQAPRRSAAYVPEEELKAAEIDEDSVEDDGLPLDIQETDYMCNDETEIKEAQSYQNSPVSTATNQDAGYGSPFSENSDQLAHFKSTSSKDEREDHQCLDNASYPQDSLAQIKAVYANLLSESCWSSLALDLKKSKSNENSQKENTTNSNSTITTPSTNTSTSTSTSTSTNTSITTSISSTSNSNNNSGGSGYDWHQAALAKTLQQTSYGLLPEPSLFSTVQLYRQNNKLYGSVFTGASKFRCKDCSAAYDTLVELTVHMNETGHYRDDNRDKEAEKTKRWSKPRKRSLMEMEGKEDAQKVLKCMYCGHSFESLQDLSVHMIKTKHYQKVPLKEPVPAITKLVPSTKKRALQDLASPCSPEPTAITSESTLSEAGKDQKTANPYVTPNNRYGYQNGASYTWQFEARKAQILKCMECGSSHDTLQQLTAHMMVTGHFLKVTNSASKKGKQLVLDPVVEEKIQSIPLPPTTHTRLPAANIKKQPDSPAESTTSEEKKDMEKEKVIASETDKKIKEENEDSAEKFEPTAVYQYLREEDLDESPKGGIDILKSLENTVTTAISKAQNGAPSWGGYPSIHAAYQLPGTVKPIQPAVQSVQMQPSYASSVKSLSSEHSALIHSPGNLTPPPHKSNVSAMEELVEKVTGKINIKKEEKPAEKEKCSPVKPLSPAAKENKDFPKSEETKQQQQQQQQQKKGPETEVQKVKKDSPADPHALNGTELPKAKVTNGCNNLGIITDHSAEPSFINPLSALQSIMNSHLGKVSNPVSPSLDPLAMLYKISNSMLDKPIYSTTPAKQADAIDRYYYENSDQPIDLTKSKNKPLVSSVTDSVSSPLRESALMDISDMVKNLTGRLTPKSSTPSSVSEKSDADGSSFEETLDELSPVHKRKGRQSNWNPQHLLILQAQFASSLRETPEGKYIMSDLGPQERVHISKFTGLSMTTISHWLANVKYQLRRTGGTKFLKNLDTGHPVFFCNDCASQFRTASTYISHLETHLGFSLKDLSKLPLNQIQEQQNVSKVLTNKTLGSLGIAEEDSGSTFQCKLCNRTFASKHAVKLHLSKTHGKSPEDHLIYVTELEKH; this is encoded by the coding sequence CTTATGTTCCTGAGGAAGAACTGAAAGCAGCAGAGATTGATGAAGACAGCGTGGAGGATGACGGACTACCTCTGGACATCCAGGAAACTGACTACATGTGCAATGATGAAACGGAGATCAAAGAGGCTCAGAGTTACCAGAACTCTCCAGTCAGCACAGCAACGAATCAGGACGCAGGTTATGGGTCGCCATTCAGCGAAAACAGTGACCAGCTGGCTCATTTCAAAAGCACTTCCTCCAAAGACGAGAGAGAAGATCACCAATGCTTGGACAATGCTTCCTATCCACAGGACAGCTTGGCACAAATAAAAGCTGTCTATGCAAATTTACTATCGGAGTCTTGCTGGTCTAGTTTAGCTttggatttaaaaaaatcaaagagtAATGAAAACAGCCAGAAGGAAAATACCACTAATAGCAACTCTACTATCACTACCCCAAGTACCAATACTAGTACTAGTACCAGTACTAGTACCAGTACCAACACTAGTATCACTACAAGTATCAGTAGTACTAGTAACAGTAACAATAACAGTGGTGGCTCAGGTTATGACTGGCATCAAGCGGCATTAGCCAAAACTCTGCAGCAGACCTCATACGGACTTCTCCCAGAACCTAGTCTATTCAGCACAGTGCAGCTTTACCGGCAAAACAATAAACTGTATGGTTCTGTGTTCACTGGTGCCAGTAAGTTCCGGTGCAAAGACTGCAGTGCAGCATATGACACACTAGTGGAGCTAACAGTGCACATGAATGAAACTGGACATTATCGGGATGACAACCGAGATAAAGAAGCTGAAAAGACCAAACGGTGGTCAAAGCCCAGAAAGCGATCACTTATGGAAATGGAAGGCAAAGAGGACGCCCAGAAAGTGCTCAAGTGCATGTACTGCGGCCATTCCTTTGAATCTTTGCAAGACTTGAGTGTCCACATGATCAAAACAAAGCATTACCAGAAAGTGCCTCTGAAGGAACCAGTACCAGCCATCACCAAACTGGTGCCTTCTACCAAAAAGCGAGCACTTCAAGACTTAGCTTCACCTTGCTCACCTGAGCCGACGGCCATCACTTCGGAGAGCACACTTAGCGAGGCAGGGAAGGACCAGAAAACTGCCAACCCCTACGTGACTCCAAACAACCGCTATGGCTATCAAAATGGTGCTAGCTACACTTGGCAGTTTGAGGCCCGCAAAGCCCAGATCCtaaaatgcatggagtgcggcaGTTCTCACGACACTTTGCAGCAGCTGACTGCTCACATGATGGTCACGGGACATTTTTTGAAAGTAACTAATTCTGCTTCCAAAAAGGGGAAACAGCTAGTATTGGATCCTGTGGTAGAAGAAAAGATCCAGTCCATACCTTTGCCTCCCACCACACACACGAGATTACCAGctgcaaatattaaaaagcaGCCCGATTCTCCGGCCGAATCTACAACTTCTGAGGAGAAGAAGGACATGGAAAAGGAAAAGGTGATCGCTAGTGAAACAGACAAAAAGATTAAAGAAGAGAATGAGGACTCTGCGGAAAAATTTGAGCCAACGGCTGTGTATCAGTACCTCAGAGAGGAAGATCTAGATGAAAGCCCTAAAGGTGGGATAGATATATTAAAATCCCTGGAAAATACAGTGACAACAGCTATAAGCAAGGCTCAGAATGGAGCACCTTCGTGGGGAGGCTATCCAAGCATTCATGCAGCTTACCAGCTTCCGGGGACTGTTAAGCCCATTCAGCCAGCTGTGCAGAGTGTTCAGATGCAGCCATCGTACGCCAGCAGCGTAAAATCCTTGTCTTCGGAACACAGCGCACTGATCCATTCGCCAGGGAACCTGACGCCACCCCCTCACAAAAGCAATGTCTCTGCAATGGAGGAGCTAGTGGAGAAGGTCACGGGcaaaatcaatataaaaaaagaagaaaagcctgcagagaaagagaaatgttCTCCAGTCAAGCCATTGTCACCTGCTGCTAAGGAGAACAAAGACTTTCCAAAATCAGAGGAAaccaagcagcagcaacagcagcagcagcagcaaaaaaagggccCTGAAACAGAAGTGCAGAAGGTCAAGAAGGACAGTCCAGCAGATCCTCATGCACTTAACGGTACCGAGCTACCTAAAGCAAAAGTCACAAACGGCTGTAATAACTTGGGCATCATCACAGACCATTCAGCTGAGCCATCATTCATCAATCCACTGAGTGCTTTACAATCCATCATGAATTCCCATTTAGGCAAAGTTTCCAACCCTGTAAGTCCTTCTTTGGACCCTTTGGCTATGTTATATAAAATTAGCAACAGTATGCTGGACAAACCCATTTACTCGACGACTCCGGCCAAGCAAGCGGATGCTATTGACCGGTATTATTACGAGAACAGCGATCAGCCTATTGATTTAACGAAGTCCAAAAACAAGCCCCTGGTTTCCAGCGTGACTGATTCGGTCTCATCTCCTCTGAGGGAAAGTGCCCTGATGGATATTTCCGACATGGTAAAGAACCTCACAGGGCGCTTGACCCCCAAGTCTTCGACACCGTCTTCCGTGTCAGAGAAATCTGACGCGGATGGGAGTAGCTTTGAGGAGACGCTGGACGAACTGTCACCAGTACACAAGAGGAAAGGTAGGCAGTCCAACTGGAACCCTCAGCATCTTCTAATCCTTCAAGCCCAGTTTGCTTCTAGCTTGAGGGAGACTCCTGAAGGCAAGTACATTATGTCGGACCTAGGCCCACAGGAGCGGGTACATATCTCTAAGTTTACTGGTCTTTCCATGACCACAATTAGCCACTGGCTGGCCAATGTGAAGTATCAATTAAGGAGGACAGGTGGAACTAAGTTTTTAAAGAATTTGGACACAGGTCACCCTGTTTTCTTTTGCAATGATTGTGCCTCTCAGTTCAGAACTGCTTCTACGTACATAAGTCACTTGGAGACACATTTAGGGTTCAGTTTGAAGGACCTGTCCAAATTGCCACTAAATCAGATTCAAGAACAGCAGAATGTTTCAAAAGTCCTCACAAATAAGACTTTAGGCTCACTTGGAATTGCTGAGGAGGACTCAGGCTCCACATTCCAGTGTAAGCTCTGTAACCGAACTTTTGCAAGCAAGCATGCAGTGAAACTGCACCTTAGTAAAACACATGGCAAGTCCCCCGAGGACCATCTGATCTATGTAACTGAGTTAGAAAAACATTAG
- the TSHZ1 gene encoding teashirt homolog 1 isoform X2, translating to MCNDETEIKEAQSYQNSPVSTATNQDAGYGSPFSENSDQLAHFKSTSSKDEREDHQCLDNASYPQDSLAQIKAVYANLLSESCWSSLALDLKKSKSNENSQKENTTNSNSTITTPSTNTSTSTSTSTSTNTSITTSISSTSNSNNNSGGSGYDWHQAALAKTLQQTSYGLLPEPSLFSTVQLYRQNNKLYGSVFTGASKFRCKDCSAAYDTLVELTVHMNETGHYRDDNRDKEAEKTKRWSKPRKRSLMEMEGKEDAQKVLKCMYCGHSFESLQDLSVHMIKTKHYQKVPLKEPVPAITKLVPSTKKRALQDLASPCSPEPTAITSESTLSEAGKDQKTANPYVTPNNRYGYQNGASYTWQFEARKAQILKCMECGSSHDTLQQLTAHMMVTGHFLKVTNSASKKGKQLVLDPVVEEKIQSIPLPPTTHTRLPAANIKKQPDSPAESTTSEEKKDMEKEKVIASETDKKIKEENEDSAEKFEPTAVYQYLREEDLDESPKGGIDILKSLENTVTTAISKAQNGAPSWGGYPSIHAAYQLPGTVKPIQPAVQSVQMQPSYASSVKSLSSEHSALIHSPGNLTPPPHKSNVSAMEELVEKVTGKINIKKEEKPAEKEKCSPVKPLSPAAKENKDFPKSEETKQQQQQQQQQKKGPETEVQKVKKDSPADPHALNGTELPKAKVTNGCNNLGIITDHSAEPSFINPLSALQSIMNSHLGKVSNPVSPSLDPLAMLYKISNSMLDKPIYSTTPAKQADAIDRYYYENSDQPIDLTKSKNKPLVSSVTDSVSSPLRESALMDISDMVKNLTGRLTPKSSTPSSVSEKSDADGSSFEETLDELSPVHKRKGRQSNWNPQHLLILQAQFASSLRETPEGKYIMSDLGPQERVHISKFTGLSMTTISHWLANVKYQLRRTGGTKFLKNLDTGHPVFFCNDCASQFRTASTYISHLETHLGFSLKDLSKLPLNQIQEQQNVSKVLTNKTLGSLGIAEEDSGSTFQCKLCNRTFASKHAVKLHLSKTHGKSPEDHLIYVTELEKH from the coding sequence ATGTGCAATGATGAAACGGAGATCAAAGAGGCTCAGAGTTACCAGAACTCTCCAGTCAGCACAGCAACGAATCAGGACGCAGGTTATGGGTCGCCATTCAGCGAAAACAGTGACCAGCTGGCTCATTTCAAAAGCACTTCCTCCAAAGACGAGAGAGAAGATCACCAATGCTTGGACAATGCTTCCTATCCACAGGACAGCTTGGCACAAATAAAAGCTGTCTATGCAAATTTACTATCGGAGTCTTGCTGGTCTAGTTTAGCTttggatttaaaaaaatcaaagagtAATGAAAACAGCCAGAAGGAAAATACCACTAATAGCAACTCTACTATCACTACCCCAAGTACCAATACTAGTACTAGTACCAGTACTAGTACCAGTACCAACACTAGTATCACTACAAGTATCAGTAGTACTAGTAACAGTAACAATAACAGTGGTGGCTCAGGTTATGACTGGCATCAAGCGGCATTAGCCAAAACTCTGCAGCAGACCTCATACGGACTTCTCCCAGAACCTAGTCTATTCAGCACAGTGCAGCTTTACCGGCAAAACAATAAACTGTATGGTTCTGTGTTCACTGGTGCCAGTAAGTTCCGGTGCAAAGACTGCAGTGCAGCATATGACACACTAGTGGAGCTAACAGTGCACATGAATGAAACTGGACATTATCGGGATGACAACCGAGATAAAGAAGCTGAAAAGACCAAACGGTGGTCAAAGCCCAGAAAGCGATCACTTATGGAAATGGAAGGCAAAGAGGACGCCCAGAAAGTGCTCAAGTGCATGTACTGCGGCCATTCCTTTGAATCTTTGCAAGACTTGAGTGTCCACATGATCAAAACAAAGCATTACCAGAAAGTGCCTCTGAAGGAACCAGTACCAGCCATCACCAAACTGGTGCCTTCTACCAAAAAGCGAGCACTTCAAGACTTAGCTTCACCTTGCTCACCTGAGCCGACGGCCATCACTTCGGAGAGCACACTTAGCGAGGCAGGGAAGGACCAGAAAACTGCCAACCCCTACGTGACTCCAAACAACCGCTATGGCTATCAAAATGGTGCTAGCTACACTTGGCAGTTTGAGGCCCGCAAAGCCCAGATCCtaaaatgcatggagtgcggcaGTTCTCACGACACTTTGCAGCAGCTGACTGCTCACATGATGGTCACGGGACATTTTTTGAAAGTAACTAATTCTGCTTCCAAAAAGGGGAAACAGCTAGTATTGGATCCTGTGGTAGAAGAAAAGATCCAGTCCATACCTTTGCCTCCCACCACACACACGAGATTACCAGctgcaaatattaaaaagcaGCCCGATTCTCCGGCCGAATCTACAACTTCTGAGGAGAAGAAGGACATGGAAAAGGAAAAGGTGATCGCTAGTGAAACAGACAAAAAGATTAAAGAAGAGAATGAGGACTCTGCGGAAAAATTTGAGCCAACGGCTGTGTATCAGTACCTCAGAGAGGAAGATCTAGATGAAAGCCCTAAAGGTGGGATAGATATATTAAAATCCCTGGAAAATACAGTGACAACAGCTATAAGCAAGGCTCAGAATGGAGCACCTTCGTGGGGAGGCTATCCAAGCATTCATGCAGCTTACCAGCTTCCGGGGACTGTTAAGCCCATTCAGCCAGCTGTGCAGAGTGTTCAGATGCAGCCATCGTACGCCAGCAGCGTAAAATCCTTGTCTTCGGAACACAGCGCACTGATCCATTCGCCAGGGAACCTGACGCCACCCCCTCACAAAAGCAATGTCTCTGCAATGGAGGAGCTAGTGGAGAAGGTCACGGGcaaaatcaatataaaaaaagaagaaaagcctgcagagaaagagaaatgttCTCCAGTCAAGCCATTGTCACCTGCTGCTAAGGAGAACAAAGACTTTCCAAAATCAGAGGAAaccaagcagcagcaacagcagcagcagcagcaaaaaaagggccCTGAAACAGAAGTGCAGAAGGTCAAGAAGGACAGTCCAGCAGATCCTCATGCACTTAACGGTACCGAGCTACCTAAAGCAAAAGTCACAAACGGCTGTAATAACTTGGGCATCATCACAGACCATTCAGCTGAGCCATCATTCATCAATCCACTGAGTGCTTTACAATCCATCATGAATTCCCATTTAGGCAAAGTTTCCAACCCTGTAAGTCCTTCTTTGGACCCTTTGGCTATGTTATATAAAATTAGCAACAGTATGCTGGACAAACCCATTTACTCGACGACTCCGGCCAAGCAAGCGGATGCTATTGACCGGTATTATTACGAGAACAGCGATCAGCCTATTGATTTAACGAAGTCCAAAAACAAGCCCCTGGTTTCCAGCGTGACTGATTCGGTCTCATCTCCTCTGAGGGAAAGTGCCCTGATGGATATTTCCGACATGGTAAAGAACCTCACAGGGCGCTTGACCCCCAAGTCTTCGACACCGTCTTCCGTGTCAGAGAAATCTGACGCGGATGGGAGTAGCTTTGAGGAGACGCTGGACGAACTGTCACCAGTACACAAGAGGAAAGGTAGGCAGTCCAACTGGAACCCTCAGCATCTTCTAATCCTTCAAGCCCAGTTTGCTTCTAGCTTGAGGGAGACTCCTGAAGGCAAGTACATTATGTCGGACCTAGGCCCACAGGAGCGGGTACATATCTCTAAGTTTACTGGTCTTTCCATGACCACAATTAGCCACTGGCTGGCCAATGTGAAGTATCAATTAAGGAGGACAGGTGGAACTAAGTTTTTAAAGAATTTGGACACAGGTCACCCTGTTTTCTTTTGCAATGATTGTGCCTCTCAGTTCAGAACTGCTTCTACGTACATAAGTCACTTGGAGACACATTTAGGGTTCAGTTTGAAGGACCTGTCCAAATTGCCACTAAATCAGATTCAAGAACAGCAGAATGTTTCAAAAGTCCTCACAAATAAGACTTTAGGCTCACTTGGAATTGCTGAGGAGGACTCAGGCTCCACATTCCAGTGTAAGCTCTGTAACCGAACTTTTGCAAGCAAGCATGCAGTGAAACTGCACCTTAGTAAAACACATGGCAAGTCCCCCGAGGACCATCTGATCTATGTAACTGAGTTAGAAAAACATTAG